In a genomic window of Erinaceus europaeus chromosome 12, mEriEur2.1, whole genome shotgun sequence:
- the XCR1 gene encoding chemokine XC receptor 1, with translation MLTANMYLELTPDPNTSQVYDYDHDYDYDYLLCEHQDLSFATIGATVLYCLVSLLSLVGNSLVLWVLVRYENLESLTNVFILNLCLSDLTFSCLLPFWTLEYHGGWGLGDFPCKLLTMVFSISLYSSIFFLTVMTVHRYVSVVWPLSSMNFNGLRCRGLVTAGVWAASVLSSVPEAVFHRVLSSHCSYSAERWFVVSVYQHNAFFLLSLGTILFCYMEILRTLFRSPARRRHRTVRLIFAIVAAYFLSWAPYNLVMFLQTLLKLGLVQGCRAKRRLDYAVLVCRCVAFSHCCVNPVLYVFVGIKFRRHLKSLLRRCWLCQPSPPCTPHSGGAFNYEGASFY, from the exons ATGCTG ACTGCCAACATGTACCTGGAGCTCACCCCAGACCCCAACACCTCCCAGGTGTACGACTATGACCATGACTATGACTATGACTACCTCCTGTGTGAACACCAGGACCTCTCCTTCGCCACCATCGGTGCCACCGTCCTGTACTGCCTGGTGTCCTTGCTCAGCCTGGTGGGCAACAGCCTGGTGCTGTGGGTCCTGGTCAGGTATGAGAACCTGGAGTCCCTCACCAACGTCTTCATCCTCAACCTGTGCCTGTCTGACCTGACCTTCTCCTGCCTGCTGCCCTTCTGGACCCTGGAGTACcacgggggctgggggctgggcgacTTCCCCTGCAAGCTGCTCACCATGGTCTTCTCCATCAGCCTCTACAGCAGCATCTTCTTCCTCACCGTCATGACCGTGCACCGCTACGTGTCCGTGGTGTGGCCTCTGTCATCCATGAACTTCAACGGCCTCCGGTGCCGCGGGCTGGTGACCGCCGGGGTGTGGGCGGCCAGCGTCCTGTCGTCCGTGCCCGAGGCCGTCTTCCACAGGGTGCTGTCCTCCCACTGCAGCTACTCGGCCGAGCGGTGGTTCGTCGTGTCCGTGTACCAGCACAACGCCTTCTTCCTGCTGTCGCTGGGCACCATCCTCTTCTGCTACATGGAGATCCTCAGGACCCTGTTCCGCTCGCCGGCCAGGCGCCGCCACCGTACCGTGCGGCTCATCTTCGCCATCGTGGCGGCCTACTTCCTCAGCTGGGCCCCCTACAACCTCGTCATGTTCCTGCAGACGCTGCTCAAGCTGGGGCTGGTCCAGGGCTGCAGGGCCAAGCGGCGGCTGGACTACGCGGTGCTGGTCTGCCGCTGCGTGGCCTTCTCCCACTGCTGCGTCAACCCCGTGCTCTACGTCTTCGTGGGCATCAAGTTCCGCAGGCACCTCAAAAGTCTGCTCCGCCGCTGCTGGCTGTGCCAGCCCAGCCCTCCCTGCACCCCGCACTCCGGCGGGGCCTTCAACTACGAGGGCGCCTCCTTCTACTGA